In Arthrobacter sp. UKPF54-2, the following are encoded in one genomic region:
- a CDS encoding AAA family ATPase — protein MRIHRLEISAFGPFAGTEVIDFDRLSAHGLFLLNGATGAGKTSVLDAICFALYGSVPGARQEGKRLRSDHADAAAEPRVTCEFSAKGRHFEVSRTPAWNKPSARGKNGFTEQKANTLLRERVDGTWLDKSGRNDEAGAEITALLGMDRDQFTRVVMLPQGDFAAFLRSKASDRLDLLQSLFGTERFESVEQELARRAAAARAEVESLNNQLMLLLAQAETETAGLGLALDGAPGRDDADGLLAWLGEAAAAAAGERQAAAADAERRGVELAARLEGMAARAERQAKLAAALQRRADADAAAPGLREAAERLQRHRKAEVLGGQLQAVDSAEAAEEGAELAAAAAASELRAAALTDPELAPLQGAVPEVPPGDGGPAAAPLFEGTVLRSELGRLRSLRAVLEERLPDEDRLAALTTRGAELQLSLDRLHTAHRSGAAALDTLRAESAALVAALGPLEELAAEVQLRTKEAAAADELVAIVGRHAEAAANCAGITERHRLARDTYQDRRQHWLDLREERLANAAAELAAQLLPDEPCPVCGSAEHPAPAPAAASALAIAEAEQTAQEDADAAEAVLAALEHELGDAQQSLAVLAAQGGDTAPGVARSDAALARDRAAEATRAAAELAATRARRDELDDEITAAEHGQTEAAAGLAQTEATLSGVRAQADELEAALAGLRSGHPSLGTRLSAVRGATALLERADAAAGSLEQARARTAEARAQLEQALPAAGFESAAAARSVLLPAPDAAGLEAAIRAGQDEAARLEELFAGEELSLAAREQAADGPVDPAVLAALRQDTAAAARTTRESVLAAGLAGNSVRALGRIAADYAEQAAAGREPRERAALWTAVAEAARGGGDNTYRMSLNSYVLAARLEQVAAAASDRLIGMSDGRYTLQHTDALAARRQKSGLGLEVVDQWTGQRRDTATLSGGESFMASLALALGLADVVQMESGGVDIETLFVDEGFGSLDEQSLEQVMDALEGLRDGGRVVGLVSHVAEMKQRITTQLQVVKGRNGSTLHISDDAPV, from the coding sequence GTGAGGATCCACCGTCTGGAAATTTCCGCGTTCGGCCCCTTCGCCGGCACCGAGGTCATCGACTTTGACCGGCTCTCGGCGCACGGGCTGTTCCTGCTCAACGGCGCCACCGGGGCCGGGAAAACGAGCGTCCTGGACGCCATCTGCTTCGCCCTCTACGGCTCGGTCCCCGGCGCTCGGCAGGAGGGCAAGCGGCTGCGCAGCGACCATGCCGACGCCGCCGCCGAGCCGCGCGTGACCTGCGAGTTCTCCGCCAAGGGCCGCCACTTCGAAGTTTCGCGGACGCCGGCCTGGAACAAGCCCAGCGCCCGGGGCAAGAACGGGTTCACCGAGCAGAAGGCCAACACCCTGCTGCGCGAGCGGGTGGACGGCACATGGCTGGATAAGTCCGGCCGCAACGACGAGGCGGGGGCGGAGATCACCGCCCTGCTGGGCATGGACCGGGACCAGTTCACCAGGGTGGTGATGCTGCCGCAGGGGGACTTCGCGGCCTTCCTGCGCTCCAAGGCCTCCGACCGGCTGGACCTGCTCCAGAGCCTCTTCGGCACCGAGCGCTTCGAGTCGGTGGAACAGGAACTGGCGCGGCGGGCGGCGGCGGCCCGCGCCGAAGTGGAGAGCCTCAACAACCAGCTGATGCTCCTGCTGGCCCAGGCGGAGACCGAAACGGCGGGCCTCGGCCTCGCGCTGGACGGGGCCCCGGGCCGGGACGACGCCGACGGCCTGCTGGCCTGGCTCGGGGAAGCTGCCGCTGCTGCGGCCGGCGAACGGCAGGCCGCGGCGGCCGACGCCGAACGGCGCGGCGTCGAACTCGCCGCCCGGCTCGAGGGCATGGCGGCGCGCGCCGAGCGGCAGGCCAAACTCGCTGCGGCCCTACAGCGCCGGGCCGACGCTGACGCGGCAGCCCCCGGGCTGCGTGAGGCGGCGGAACGGCTGCAACGGCACCGGAAGGCCGAGGTCCTCGGAGGCCAGCTGCAGGCAGTGGACAGCGCCGAAGCGGCAGAGGAGGGCGCCGAGCTGGCCGCCGCCGCTGCGGCCTCGGAGCTGCGGGCCGCGGCCCTCACCGACCCGGAACTGGCGCCGCTGCAGGGTGCCGTGCCGGAGGTGCCTCCGGGCGACGGCGGGCCGGCCGCCGCTCCGCTCTTCGAGGGCACCGTGCTGCGGAGCGAACTTGGCCGGCTGCGCTCCCTCCGCGCCGTCCTGGAGGAACGGCTGCCGGACGAGGACCGGCTGGCAGCACTGACCACCCGCGGCGCCGAACTGCAGCTCAGCCTGGACCGGCTGCACACGGCACACCGCTCCGGCGCCGCGGCCCTGGACACCCTGCGGGCCGAATCCGCGGCCCTCGTGGCGGCCCTGGGGCCGCTGGAGGAACTGGCCGCGGAAGTCCAGCTGCGGACCAAGGAAGCCGCGGCTGCGGACGAGCTGGTCGCCATCGTGGGCCGCCACGCCGAGGCCGCGGCAAACTGCGCCGGAATCACCGAGCGGCACCGGCTGGCCCGTGACACGTACCAGGACCGCCGGCAGCACTGGCTGGACCTCCGGGAGGAGCGGCTCGCCAACGCCGCGGCGGAACTCGCCGCCCAGCTGCTGCCGGACGAGCCGTGTCCGGTCTGCGGCAGCGCCGAGCACCCGGCACCGGCGCCGGCCGCGGCCTCCGCCCTGGCCATCGCCGAAGCCGAGCAGACCGCGCAGGAGGACGCGGACGCGGCCGAGGCGGTGCTGGCGGCGCTCGAACACGAACTCGGCGATGCCCAGCAGAGCCTGGCCGTGCTGGCCGCGCAGGGCGGTGACACCGCGCCCGGCGTAGCCCGCAGCGACGCCGCCCTGGCCCGGGACCGTGCGGCCGAAGCCACCCGCGCCGCGGCGGAACTCGCCGCCACCCGGGCGCGGCGGGACGAGCTGGACGACGAGATCACGGCCGCGGAGCATGGCCAGACGGAGGCCGCCGCCGGGCTCGCCCAGACCGAAGCCACGCTCAGCGGGGTCCGCGCTCAGGCCGACGAACTTGAGGCGGCACTCGCGGGCCTGCGCTCCGGGCACCCGAGTCTTGGGACGCGCCTGAGCGCGGTCCGCGGCGCCACGGCCCTGCTTGAGCGCGCCGACGCCGCCGCGGGCAGCCTCGAACAGGCCCGGGCGCGGACCGCGGAGGCCCGCGCGCAGCTGGAGCAGGCCCTCCCGGCCGCCGGCTTTGAGTCCGCCGCCGCCGCGCGTTCGGTGCTGCTCCCGGCCCCCGACGCCGCCGGCCTGGAAGCCGCCATTCGCGCCGGGCAGGACGAGGCCGCCCGGCTCGAGGAACTCTTTGCCGGGGAGGAACTCTCCCTGGCCGCCCGCGAACAGGCGGCGGACGGCCCCGTGGACCCGGCCGTTCTCGCCGCGCTCCGCCAGGACACCGCCGCGGCGGCGCGCACCACGCGGGAGTCCGTGCTGGCGGCCGGGCTGGCCGGGAACTCGGTGCGGGCGCTCGGCCGGATTGCCGCCGACTACGCGGAACAAGCCGCTGCCGGCCGGGAGCCCCGGGAACGCGCTGCGCTGTGGACCGCCGTCGCCGAAGCCGCCCGCGGCGGCGGCGACAACACCTACCGCATGAGCCTGAACAGCTACGTCCTGGCCGCCCGGCTCGAACAGGTGGCGGCCGCGGCCTCGGACCGGCTGATCGGCATGAGCGACGGCCGGTACACCCTGCAGCACACCGACGCGCTGGCGGCCCGCCGGCAGAAGTCCGGACTCGGCCTGGAAGTCGTGGACCAGTGGACCGGCCAGCGCCGGGACACCGCCACGCTCTCCGGCGGGGAGTCCTTTATGGCCTCGCTGGCGTTGGCCCTGGGCCTCGCGGACGTGGTGCAGATGGAATCCGGCGGGGTGGACATCGAGACGCTCTTTGTCGACGAGGGCTTCGGCAGCCTGGACGAGCAGTCCCTGGAGCAGGTGATGGACGCCCTGGAGGGGCTCCGCGACGGCGGCCGGGTGGTGGGCCTGGTGAGCCACGTAGCGGAGATGAAACAGCGGATCACCACCCAGCTGCAGGTGGTCAAGGGCCGGAACGGGTCCACGCTGCATATCTCGGACGATGCCCCGGTCTGA
- a CDS encoding MIP/aquaporin family protein, with protein sequence MTMPVPASGPDGAQPFTVLDDRQPGLPARLAAEALGTLFVVAVGLGVPLFAVPQYNPMSASLAAGLALTAAMLAFGYLSGGHYNPAVTLGNLIAGRIRPVEAAAYLGAQLAGALLGALTLFGILRTVPKLNGTRAAFDTVAAGFDARSVIQAPMPGVLLVEVLGAALLVAVYLGTTAGRNPARAAAPFAVGLSMAVLLQLGQSIGNAPFNPARATASALFSSPDALGQLWLFWVAPLVGAAVAGLVFRGFAHTSAPAAAGVAAPDERGAVADGDDVGDLDDPADLGNRGDTAPAAPARTHTPAPAKAPADEARDFFDRPTP encoded by the coding sequence ATGACCATGCCTGTGCCAGCCTCCGGGCCCGACGGCGCGCAGCCGTTCACCGTCCTCGACGACCGGCAGCCCGGCCTCCCCGCCCGGCTCGCCGCCGAGGCGCTCGGGACCCTGTTCGTCGTGGCCGTGGGCCTGGGCGTGCCGCTGTTCGCCGTACCGCAGTACAACCCGATGTCCGCGTCGTTGGCGGCCGGCCTGGCCCTCACCGCGGCCATGCTTGCTTTCGGTTACCTCTCCGGCGGCCACTACAACCCCGCCGTGACGCTGGGGAACCTGATCGCGGGGCGGATCCGGCCGGTCGAGGCCGCCGCCTACCTCGGGGCGCAGTTGGCAGGGGCCCTGCTGGGCGCGCTGACGCTGTTTGGCATCCTGCGCACCGTCCCAAAGCTCAACGGAACCCGCGCGGCCTTCGACACCGTGGCGGCCGGCTTTGACGCACGCTCGGTCATCCAGGCCCCGATGCCCGGCGTGCTGCTGGTCGAGGTTCTCGGCGCCGCGCTGCTTGTGGCGGTCTACCTTGGCACCACCGCGGGGCGCAACCCGGCCAGGGCTGCCGCGCCGTTCGCCGTCGGCCTGAGCATGGCCGTGCTGCTGCAGCTGGGCCAGAGCATCGGGAACGCCCCGTTCAACCCGGCCCGCGCGACGGCGTCCGCGCTGTTCAGCAGCCCCGACGCCCTGGGCCAGCTCTGGCTCTTCTGGGTGGCGCCGCTAGTCGGTGCCGCGGTGGCCGGCCTCGTGTTCCGTGGTTTTGCCCACACCTCCGCGCCGGCAGCTGCCGGTGTTGCGGCACCGGACGAGCGCGGCGCTGTCGCCGACGGCGACGACGTCGGTGACCTTGACGACCCGGCTGACCTTGGGAATCGCGGCGACACGGCGCCTGCCGCCCCGGCCCGAACGCACACTCCGGCCCCGGCGAAGGCCCCGGCCGACGAGGCCCGCGACTTCTTCGACAGGCCCACCCCGTAA
- a CDS encoding YidH family protein: MREPAWRKAGSTPDYRFSLANERTFLAWIRTSLALIAGALAIDQLAPNIAPGPVRIIICVVLALIGAGLAALSYRRWGLMEAAMRNNRELPFSGVLLVMTVGVAAAAFILAGLILLAR, translated from the coding sequence ATGCGCGAACCAGCGTGGCGGAAGGCCGGCAGCACGCCTGACTACAGGTTTTCGCTGGCCAATGAGCGGACCTTCCTGGCCTGGATCAGGACCTCGCTGGCGCTGATCGCCGGGGCGCTCGCCATTGACCAGCTTGCCCCGAACATCGCGCCGGGTCCCGTTCGGATCATCATCTGCGTTGTGCTGGCGCTGATCGGGGCGGGGCTGGCGGCGCTTTCCTACCGGCGCTGGGGGCTGATGGAGGCGGCTATGCGGAACAACCGGGAGCTGCCGTTCTCCGGTGTCCTGTTGGTGATGACGGTGGGGGTGGCCGCCGCGGCGTTCATCCTGGCCGGCCTGATCCTGCTGGCCCGGTGA
- a CDS encoding DUF202 domain-containing protein yields the protein MNPPAHVPAHRDPGLQPERTSLAWRRTLLALVVVDLLVWRSWVRAGTVPPPSGVDLTGLSALTAMAATAVLAGVVFVRGRELRRGSAAPPALLMRYAAAAVIALAGSTVAALALGR from the coding sequence GTGAACCCTCCGGCGCACGTCCCGGCGCACCGCGATCCCGGGCTCCAGCCGGAGCGCACCTCCCTGGCCTGGCGGCGCACCCTGCTGGCGCTCGTCGTCGTGGACCTCCTGGTCTGGCGGAGCTGGGTGCGCGCCGGAACTGTCCCGCCGCCCTCCGGGGTCGACCTTACGGGGCTGAGCGCCCTCACGGCGATGGCCGCCACCGCCGTGCTGGCCGGCGTTGTGTTCGTCCGGGGCCGGGAGCTGCGCCGGGGCTCTGCGGCACCCCCGGCGCTCCTGATGCGGTACGCTGCCGCCGCTGTCATCGCGCTGGCCGGGAGCACGGTCGCCGCGCTGGCGCTGGGCCGCTAA
- a CDS encoding exonuclease SbcCD subunit D, translating to MRLLHTSDWHLGRSFHGVGMLDAQRAFVDQLVGVVREQSVDVVLIAGDVYDRALPGVDVVGLLDDALVRLSGAGAKVVLTSGNHDSAIRLGFASRLLERGGVHLRTRLAELDTPLLLPLAEDAGSNDAGSNDAGSGPVLAIYGIPWLEPRLVAAQLGVETASHFEVTRAATGLIRADLAARAQTRTVHSVVLAHTFASGGISSDSERDLSIGGVGAVPLDLFDGFSYTALGHLHGRQTLSPTVRYSGSPLAYSFSEAQHQKGGWLIDVDATGVTAVTEVLWEAPRQLAVLRGTLAELLAAEEFGWAEGAYCQVTLTDAQRPAQAMEQLRARFPDTLVLGFDPQGGEATAKTSYSSRLAQAGDDLSICCGFLEHVRGRSADDAETAVLAEALEAVRLEGVSR from the coding sequence ATGCGGTTATTGCACACCTCGGACTGGCATTTGGGCCGGTCATTCCACGGCGTCGGGATGCTTGACGCCCAGCGCGCCTTCGTCGACCAGCTCGTCGGCGTCGTCCGCGAACAATCGGTCGACGTCGTCCTGATTGCGGGCGACGTCTACGACCGTGCGCTGCCCGGCGTCGACGTCGTCGGCCTGCTCGACGACGCGCTGGTGCGGCTGAGCGGAGCCGGGGCGAAGGTGGTGCTGACCAGCGGGAACCACGACTCGGCCATCCGGCTCGGCTTTGCGTCCCGGCTGCTCGAACGCGGGGGAGTGCACCTGCGCACCCGGCTCGCCGAACTGGACACGCCGCTGCTCCTGCCACTGGCTGAGGACGCAGGCTCCAATGACGCCGGGTCCAATGACGCAGGCTCCGGGCCCGTGCTCGCCATCTACGGCATCCCCTGGCTGGAGCCGCGGCTGGTCGCCGCGCAGCTGGGCGTCGAGACCGCCAGCCACTTTGAGGTCACCCGCGCCGCCACCGGGCTGATCCGCGCCGATCTCGCGGCCCGGGCCCAGACCCGGACCGTGCATTCCGTGGTGCTGGCCCACACCTTCGCCAGCGGCGGCATCAGCTCGGACAGCGAACGTGACCTCAGCATCGGCGGGGTCGGCGCCGTGCCGCTGGATCTCTTCGACGGCTTCAGTTACACCGCCCTGGGCCACCTGCACGGCCGGCAGACGCTCTCGCCCACGGTCCGCTACTCCGGCTCGCCGCTGGCCTACTCGTTCTCGGAGGCGCAGCACCAGAAGGGCGGTTGGCTGATCGACGTCGACGCCACCGGCGTCACCGCTGTCACCGAGGTGCTCTGGGAAGCCCCGCGCCAGCTCGCCGTGCTGCGCGGCACCCTGGCGGAGCTGCTCGCCGCCGAGGAGTTCGGCTGGGCCGAGGGCGCCTACTGCCAGGTCACACTGACCGACGCGCAGCGCCCGGCCCAGGCGATGGAACAGCTGCGCGCGCGGTTCCCCGACACCCTCGTCCTGGGCTTCGACCCCCAAGGGGGCGAGGCCACCGCCAAGACCAGCTACAGCAGCAGGCTGGCCCAGGCCGGCGACGACCTCTCGATTTGCTGCGGCTTTCTGGAGCACGTCCGGGGCCGGAGCGCCGACGACGCCGAAACGGCCGTCCTGGCCGAAGCGCTCGAAGCCGTCCGACTGGAAGGGGTGTCCCGGTGA